Genomic window (Misgurnus anguillicaudatus unplaced genomic scaffold, ASM2758022v2 HiC_scaffold_28, whole genome shotgun sequence):
TTAAATTAAACCATAAACCTAAACAAGGAAGTGCAATTAACTTAAGATTATTAGTTCAAAATGCTGTTAGAAAAACCCATAAGCCCGTGCCCCTGAAAATTTTGAATGATAACAACTGATAGGACATATAAACCAGTTGATAATAATATTTCTTAGAGTTTTACATTCTTTGTAACATTATTgatgtttttgtaaattataattttttgtgaAGTCACAGTTCAGGTAATTAGTGCTTTCTTTGGTATGCATGCACCACATTTAACTCtaattgtatttctctccactaCAATGAAGATACACGTGAACAGTGCAGTTTGTTGTGTGCTTTTGTGGAGAATTACGTTCATTGATTGATTGACATAGACTCAGTCCTGAATACCTTTTATTACACATTGTTATATAAAGTTAAATGACAATTTAAGTTCAGTCTTTATGAACACCAAGTGAACTTAATTGTTTACAAACTCCAAGTTTGGTGAATTTTTGGGAGACCCATTACTTAATTTAATTGAGGCAACGTGTGAGTTCAGGGTTTtcagtgtaaataaataaataaataaataaaggcaaCAAGTTTActcataatatatatatatatatatatatatatatatatggacaCTTATGGATGTGGTTATTTAAAGActtttgacaggtcaggtgtgcggtttacagaaaaataatcaaggCAAACAAAAACACTTCTTAGAATTTTCTTTCGTAATTCTGTATTGAGGCacataaaacttttattcttttattcCCCTTTTAAATTACGCAAAACAGATACGTTTCTTCAGGCGTGTCTCACGTCATAATTGTGGAATGCATGACAGGTAGCTGCGTGTAGAACTTTTCTAAGAAGCATCACCacctcattttttttcaaagtttaaTTGCTCTAAAAATAAAAGATTAGCTTCAGAGAAAGATATATTGTGAACCAAAATGGCAATACTGTTAACCTAATACATTGTTGGACAACCTTTACACACATTCTGTAGCTCTCAGTAAGACTTCTTCACCTATCAACTTTGGTATTTAATAATAGGGGGTTTAAATAAGGCCATTCCATCCAGGATAGTTCAGTGTTTTGTTCCTGGCCTTTTTTTTACTGCTTTTAACCATGTGTTTTGAGTCATTATCCTGTTGGAGGACACATGAGACACAACTTTTTGAGAAAGGGCAGTATGTTTTGCTCTAGAATTATTGATAATCTGTTGATTGCAAatcttattattttaaaacatgtgGTCACATTCAGGAAGGATGGATTCAGTCCTAATGATCttaaataatgttaataatacatGCAACTGTATTCACAGAAACATCAAGCTACTTGAATATTTTCTTAATAGCATTTACCTTCTTTTCGTCCTGAGCTCTTCAGGCGACTTTTACATTACTTTCTCAGGTTATTTTGATCGATTGTGATATGCACACAATGATGTCCAACAGCTgaacaataaaaatgaaataactGATTACAAGATTGTGTAAAACTAAGAAAAGAAATGTtactttgtttgtttaaaatatcactaTAATACAATCATTTATGAACTTTTTATGAGTACTAACAAATCTGTCTgggtcatttcaaaatatgtagcAAAAACAATACTTCTAATATTCAAAGACAATTGCTTTGACTTTCATTAACTTTTTATGAGAAATTAAGCATTTATTTAATGAGCTTTATGAGAACCAACAATTTGTCAACATCTGTATTTGgtatttttacaatattttactgtatatgttgcatttttatttgtatatgtttaagATTGGTTGATTTGAGTAGTTCAATTCACAGCATTGTatcatattttataaaataaaaaaagatctttttttaaatctctattTTAAAAAGATGTTTTTTGTCACTAGGCAACAGGCATGATAACAGTTGATGACACAAATAGGAAATCTTTAATCATTGTTAAAAATAGGTTCCTAAAACATTTATTGACTGTATGTGGTTCAAAAGAgtcacttctatagtattcacttccataggctttattcctactatgaaagtaaatggggctcacgaacattaggggctggacacaccaaaacttttaaacgcggctgaaaacgccttgaggacgccgaataCCAGcagtttttcagctgagtgccagctttcttcagctgagcgctttggtagctgtgatactttagctgtgagccggttggttgctgtggtaatgtcccgcccctcctccactgtgattgggcggccgtgtgagaactgacattgggGAGCTTTTCTCCCAAAGTTGAATTTCTTTCAACTCTGGACGCTCAGCGCAGAGCGCGGAAAAACCGTCGAGCTGCTGGCtggctgctggcttatttgaaaaacgcagagcttccattggaaacaattgaaaacatgcgccggccgcgggcgtaaaagcgttggtgtgcacgccccctcaaccattcctcaaaatatcttccttcgtgattattagaacaaagaaatttatacagttttgtaacaaaataaagagtaagtaaataatgacagaattttaatttttgggtgaactatccctttaacatccaCACAAAAGTTTAGTAGACGACGGTTATACAGACAGACTATAAAAAGGTAAGAAATAAATGTTGTtggtttttttttgcaatttagTTCTTTAGTTGAAAACTCCTTTTTTTCATTTAGcagaataaaaagttttttattcaCGGGGTTATTGTCCATAACTATAATAATCCGAGTTACAACACTTTCCCCTACtcattgttgtttttataaatattatatatacattatattttaatgaaattctAAATGATTCAACTCGGTTCTTTCGGTGAAAGCTTCAAAAGAATGATTCGCGAATCATACGTCATGACGTAGACCAACAGCGCCGCCGCGTGCAGCGAACCAAACATGGCGACAGAAGAATCGGAAGAAGATTACTTTATTAGAGAAATAGAGAAAAACAATGGGTCTGTGTTGAGAATGTATCAGTGCAGCAAGGGTGACGTCGGATGCGTAGTATGGGACGCTGCTAtcgttttatcaaaatatctagAAACGCAACAATTTTATAATGTTCAGTCTGATGCTAGTACATGGCACGCTAAAAACATTATTGAACTGGGCGCAGGAACAGGACTAGTGGGTCTCGTGGCTGCCACTCTGGGGTGAGTTATGAATGCCGTGCAATGTCGATGTGTTTAATCACCAACAATGTTAATGAACATGTTAAATGGAGTTGAACTTGATCAATGTGCTCCTGTAGGGCTAATGTTATAGTGACTGATCTAGAAGACTTGCAGCCTCTTCTGCAACTGAACATTAGGAAAAATCAGAATCTCATTCGTACAGGTTCAATCACAGCCAAGGTACTGAAATGGTTTGTACTAACTTTCATCCTATGGGTTTTTTGCCTTTATGTATTCCTGACCATGACATACTGTACTGTTTTGGTTTGTCAGAGGTGTAAAAATAATCTGAACATTTTGATATTATAAATGATATCAGCATCAAGACCCAAGcaacaacatgatattacataaTGCCAATTACAATTATAATATTCCCCAAACTGGTTTGCTAAACTGTCATTGGCAGAGGTTTCGGCCTAGTATAATAGTTATTATGCCTCTGGGCTTGGCTAACTTATCTCAACAACCATAACCAAAAGATTAGTCACAAGTTGTTACCTGTTTTGTAATGCGTTTTGGTCTTTTTGAAAGGGGAGAAAATGTGGAAGACCTACTACCTCAACCTCATTATATTCTGATGGCTGACTGTATCTACTATGAGCAGGTATATAGCAGGACAGTTTATTAAATCTACTTTACTTACATTATTTACTCAATTTATTCACAGGTACTATTTACATCTAAAATGCCTCATATTTATACTAAAACAaatgtgctgggttgttttaacccagggttaggtcacactgctgggttaaaatgagcAGTGTGTTCTCTCTAATAGTGACCcaaccctgggttaaaaacaacccagcactttTTATCTCAATAGTTTAGTTTAACAGTTTTGACTGCTATATAAACTACTGTGGTTTATTTATATTGCAGTCTGTAGAGCCTCTAGTGCAGACTCTGAAGTGTCTTGCTGGGCCTGAGACATGCATCATCTGTTGCTATGAACAGCGCACTGTTGGTGTAAATCCTGAGGTTGAAAAAAGATTCTTCGAGGTAAGATATAAGATTGATTATAATGCATATGATATATGACATTTTAGAAAGGGCATTTAGAAGTATCTGGGAAAGCTAAATATAATGTTGACTTCTTTTTCCTTAATGATTATTTGAAACAGTTACTTCTGCAAGACTTTCAGTCGGAGGAGATCCCACCTGAGAAACAAGATCCAGAGTTTAACAGTCCTGATATTCACCTCCTCCATCTGAGACGAAGAATTGTATAAAAACCTCAAGCTTCTTTTAATTTGAGTAAACTTGTCTTTGGATGTGTATATGTTGTTTTCATTGGACTGTTGTGTGGGCCAGGTTTCAGTcattataacaaaatatttttgcttttctTTCCCCCAGTTTTTCTCTCACCATATTGACCTTATTTAAATACAGTCTCAACCTCAAGTGCTTGTTATGTGGTTTGCGGAGATTCATTTAAGGATTTACTAGACAAAATGTGTACAACTGTAAGTGATTGTAtgtatcagggttcccacgggtccttgaaagtttgtgaatctgggggaaataattcaaggccctgggaagtttttgaaaagatacatacatagatacaggtcattgaaagtgcttgaatctattttatgcaagaagttttctggaaacaaaatccaaattattccctgtgtagtgtaggagaAAATCATcaaatttctagccttttaagcacacatgctaaactgttcgctttaaatgcttacatCTTCTGTGTGCGAATGTTAATTCttatcaaaatgcttttttgcatagttgtgtttgaaaatgtctcgggttaggtatgtaactgttgttccctgaaaagggaatgagacactgcgtctcccttgccatacttcctgcgtccctgttaCGCCATCTATGGCGATATATCcaatagcgatatacttcctggctcccacgtcaccctgtctttgtcattaagcctcaccattggttgaatttgatatacacattcagatgcacttacccctggaggcgtccccaaagtgtcaccgcagtgatgcagcacgagttccctcgaaagcaaactgtaacaatgtatcttaacaggtaacacgatgtaaccttgctctcatttgaaatgtgtctccacatttagtccttgaatttgagggtattggtttggaaagttaactaaggtgtgggaaccctgatgtaTACACATACACTTTACAGATTTGGATGGCATAAAATAGtctcatatacatttttaagcAGTTATTCGCTCAATTAAATAAGAGTGTTATTTTCTGTAgtccagtgtttttttttaagtaaagttaTAGAATGTTACATTAAGTGTAATATGTTAACAAACACTGTCTAAAGTTaacaaagcatttttttaaatcactttaattaaaacttaaatatattttatgttttgttttgttatccGTTTTACGTAATAGATCTCTTTGGTCCTTTGTGTATATTGGAGTATGGATGCACAAGTGGGAAATTCCACTTTTTGGGAATTCTTTATACACTCTCCgataaaaaggtacaaaaagtGTCACTGGGGTGGACCTtctaaaaaaggtcctaatatgtaccattttgctACAGATGTCTGAGGTACTACCAATGAACACCTTTTATGTAGGCTACAAAAatctactttttaaaaaggtaccaccctagtgacaacttttgtttgtttttattaacccATGTTGGCCAAAATGCTTTCCAAtaaaacatgtaaacaaaacataaaaacaacatgacataAGACCAACATATATACCCCGACTATCTCACAGCAAATGCTTGGGCAAATACGTGCcctatttaaagtgttttaaattcaccTAATGATGTACAACATCTTATTTACAGTGACAGGTCATTCCAGAGGCAAGGTGCCACAATCGAAAAGACATCATCTCCTGTGGACTATAAGTGGGATTTAGGGacctttaatatttatttttagatgACCTCATTGGCCGTGTCGTTTTTTGTACCtttctttttaaaagtgtatgaTGGATAGATTAGATCATCTCTAACGTTGTTCCTGAAGGGCACATGTCCTGCAtattttagttccaaccctactCCAACACCCTACACCTCTTTATTTTTTCGGTAGCCCTGAACAACTTGATGAGCAGGTTTAGGTGTGTTTGGAACTGAAATCTGCAGGACAAGtgccctccaggaacagggttgtacagggagtgcagaattattaggcaagttgtatt
Coding sequences:
- the LOC129418076 gene encoding protein N-lysine methyltransferase METTL21D isoform X1, encoding MATEESEEDYFIREIEKNNGSVLRMYQCSKGDVGCVVWDAAIVLSKYLETQQFYNVQSDASTWHAKNIIELGAGTGLVGLVAATLGANVIVTDLEDLQPLLQLNIRKNQNLIRTGSITAKVLKWGENVEDLLPQPHYILMADCIYYEQSVEPLVQTLKCLAGPETCIICCYEQRTVGVNPEVEKRFFELLLQDFQSEEIPPEKQDPEFNSPDIHLLHLRRRIV
- the LOC129418076 gene encoding protein N-lysine methyltransferase METTL21D isoform X3, with translation MATEESEEDYFIREIEKNNGSVLRMYQCSKGDVGCVVWDAAIVLSKYLETQQFYNVQSDASTWHAKNIIELGAGTGLVGLVAATLGANVIVTDLEDLQPLLQLNIRKNQNLIRTGSITAKGENVEDLLPQPHYILMADCIYYEQSVEPLVQTLKCLAGPETCIICCYEQRTVGVNPEVEKRFFELLLQDFQSEEIPPEKQDPEFNSPDIHLLHLRRRIV
- the LOC129418076 gene encoding protein N-lysine methyltransferase METTL21D isoform X2, with translation MATEESEEDYFIREIEKNNGSVLRMYQCSKGDVGCVVWDAAIVLSKYLETQQFYNVQSDASTWHAKNIIELGAGTGLVGLVAATLGANVIVTDLEDLQPLLQLNIRKNQNLIRTGSITAKVLKWGENVEDLLPQPHYILMADCIYYEQSVEPLVQTLKCLAGPETCIICCYEQRTVGVNPEVEKRFFELLLQDFQSEEIPPEKQDPEFNSPDIHLLHLRRRI